Part of the Streptomyces sp. RFCAC02 genome is shown below.
GACACGGAAGGTGCGGGGAGTCACCGAGCGGTACTACGCGATGGCCGCGCCGGAGATCGAGCTGCCGGACCCCGGCGAAGGAGGGCCGGACATGCTGATGCGCCACGCGGTGGCCGACCTGGAGGCGTCGCCCGCGGACGGCGAACGGCACGTCCGGATGGCTCATCTGCGGCTCACCGACGAGCAGTTCGCGGAGCTGGGAGCGCGGCTCCAGGCGCTGGCGGACGAGTACAGGGAACGGTCCGACCCGTCGCTCCCGGACACGTCGCTCGTCTTCGCGCTATTCCGCCCGGCACGGCGCGAGCAGGCCGAGGAGGACGCCGAGTGACCGCGGACATGAGCAAGCTGCCCACAGGGTTCGGACGCCTGTGGACCGCCCAGACGGTGTCCTCGCTCGGCGACGGGGTGTCGCACGCCGCGCTGCCCCTGATCGCGCTGACGCTGACACGGGATCCGATGGCGCTCGCCGTCGTCACCGCCGCCGGAACGCTGCCGTGGCTGCTCTTCGGCGTGCTCGGCGGCGCGCTGGTGGATCGCTGGGACCGTCGGCGCACCATGTGGGTCGCGGACGCGGCGCGCGCGGTGCTGCTCGTGATACCGGCGGCAGCGGCCGCGCTCGACGTGCTGAGCATTCCGCTGCTCGCGGCCGTCGCCTTCCTGCTCGGCCTCGGCGGGCTGTTCTTCGACACGGCCGCCACGGCCTACCTGCCGGACCTGCTCCGCCGCGACCCCGCGCTCCTGGAGCGCGCCAACTCCCGCCTGCGCGGCGCCCAGACCGCCATGTCCGGATTCGCCGGGCCACCGGCGGGCAGCGCGCTGCTCGCGCTCGGGCGGGCGGTTCCACTGCTCACCGACGCGGTGTCGTTCCTGTTCTCCGCGCTGCTCGTCCGTACGCTGCCCGCCGTGCCCCGGCCCGTGCCCGAGGTCCGCGAGTCGCTGCTCCGGCAGGCGCGGGTCGGAGCCTCGTACGTCTTCCGTGACCGTCTGCTGCTCGGCCTCGCGCTCCGCCCGGCGGTCGGGAACGTCGCCTTCCTCGCCGTGGAGACCGTCCTCGCCCTCTTCGCGCACGACCACCTGGGCATCGGCACGCAGGGCTTCGGCCTGCTCCTCACGGCGGAGGCCGCCGGCGGCCTGCTCGGCGCGGGCATCGCCTCCCGCCTCGGCCGGCGGCTCGGCACGGGCGCGGCGCTGACCTGCACGGCCGCGGTCGAGGGGCTTGCCGTCCTGGGCCTGGCCGGCGCCCCGAACCCGTACGCCGCCGGGCTGGCGCTCGCCGTCTGCGGGGCCGGCATGGGCGCCACGATGGTGCTCGCGCCCTCCCTGCGGCAGGCGATCGTCCCCGCCCACCTGATGGGCCGGGTCGCCTCCACCTCCCGCATGCTGGCCATGTGCGCCGCCCCCGTCGGAGCCTTCGTCGGCGGCTGGCTGGCCACCGCCTACGACATCCGCACCCCGCTCTACGCCGCCGCCGGTCTCCTTCTCACCATGACGGCCGTCACGGCGTCCATGACCAGCAACCGCCGGGTCGAGGCGGCGCTGCGTGCCGCCGCCCCGGACCGGGCGGTGACCGAGGAGCCCGCCCTGGCGAGCGCGCCCGACCCGGTGTGACGCCGAGTCGGGTCCGGGCACCGGACGGCAGCCGTATCCCGTCCGCCGGCGAGCGGCGTCTTCCGCACCGCACCCGCTCGCGCCCGGAGAGGTCCGTGGGTGCGGGAGAACTCGCGGGTCGGCCCGTCAGTCGGGCGAATCCGTTGGAAGGGCCGCGAGGCGGCGGGCTTCGGCGGCGACCTGGTCCACGGTCCTGTCGCCGTAGTCGAGGGTGTCGTACTCGTCGTCGAGTTCGGCGAGGCGCTCGGTCAGGGGCAGCTCATGTCCGTGATGCCGGTGGACCCAGGAGGTGAACTCCCGGGGAGTGAACTCCCCGGAGAGCGTGCGGCGGGCGAGTGCGCGGGCGGCGGCTTCGTGACCGGCCCTGCTGGCGACCGGATGGAAGGTGAGGCCGAGTTCGCCGAGTGCGGCGGGAAGCAGGTCGTGGACGTCGTGGACCGCCTCGGCGCGCGTGCAGGCGGCGAGGATCCGGAGGCCAGGGGTGTCGAGTCCGGCGACAAGCGCATCACAGGCGGCGTTCACCACATC
Proteins encoded:
- a CDS encoding winged helix-turn-helix domain-containing protein; its protein translation is MPTDDRPGTFHVTTDEQLRAVSNLTRHRIMAVLRFEPATITQIAERVGLAKGSSSYHVRLLERAGLVKVVRTRKVRGVTERYYAMAAPEIELPDPGEGGPDMLMRHAVADLEASPADGERHVRMAHLRLTDEQFAELGARLQALADEYRERSDPSLPDTSLVFALFRPARREQAEEDAE
- a CDS encoding MFS transporter, which codes for MTADMSKLPTGFGRLWTAQTVSSLGDGVSHAALPLIALTLTRDPMALAVVTAAGTLPWLLFGVLGGALVDRWDRRRTMWVADAARAVLLVIPAAAAALDVLSIPLLAAVAFLLGLGGLFFDTAATAYLPDLLRRDPALLERANSRLRGAQTAMSGFAGPPAGSALLALGRAVPLLTDAVSFLFSALLVRTLPAVPRPVPEVRESLLRQARVGASYVFRDRLLLGLALRPAVGNVAFLAVETVLALFAHDHLGIGTQGFGLLLTAEAAGGLLGAGIASRLGRRLGTGAALTCTAAVEGLAVLGLAGAPNPYAAGLALAVCGAGMGATMVLAPSLRQAIVPAHLMGRVASTSRMLAMCAAPVGAFVGGWLATAYDIRTPLYAAAGLLLTMTAVTASMTSNRRVEAALRAAAPDRAVTEEPALASAPDPV